The Papaver somniferum cultivar HN1 chromosome 3, ASM357369v1, whole genome shotgun sequence genome includes a region encoding these proteins:
- the LOC113358194 gene encoding uncharacterized protein LOC113358194 produces MSGSGRFSMARSRSGDRFYNPPAIRRHQQQQLLQQQQQEHEQYQLQQNQFHHQNQMMMLMRTKSPNNRTESDDSSPSSSSKPSFSPPPPKKSLINSTNLERFLESVTPSVPTQSFSKTSMKALKTSDTDCLHPYFNLGDLWESFKEWSAYGAGVPLVLNGSDSVVQYYVPYLSGIQLYVDPSKPSPGLSRPGEESDAESSRETSSDGSDCDLERQSKHLQDELWTKQNPADVQRSFRDKPLNGTCSDDGEVSIPPGKLIFQYIEREAPYSREPLADKIAVLASRFPELKAYKSCDLLSSSWISVAWYPIYRIPTGPTLRDLDACFLTFHSLSTPLRNTPSGLPGSSIVKFNGAIDSSSKLTLPVFGLASYKFKGSVWTPNGSYERQQASSLLQGADNWLRLLQVDHPDYRFFASHNTYRR; encoded by the exons ATGTCTGGTTCAGGAAGATTTTCAATGGCTCGTAGTCGAAGTGGTGATCGATTCTATAATCCTCCTGCCATTCGTAGACATCAACAACAACAGCTattacaacaacaacagcaagaaCATGAAcaataccaattacaacaaaaccagtttcatcatcaaaatcaaatgatgatgttgatgagaaCAAAATCACCTAACAACCGGACAGAATCAGATGATTCTTCACCATCTTCATCGTCAAAACCCTCATTTTCGCCGCCACCACCTAAAAAATCATTAATAAATTCAACCAACTTGGAACGGTTTCTCGAATCGGTTACTCCTTCTGTTCCAACTCAGTCCTTCTCTAAG ACAAGTATGAAGGCATTAAAAACAAGTGATACGGATTGCTTACATCCATATTTCAACTTGGGAGATCTATGGGAGTCATTTAAAGAATGGAGTGCATATGGAGCAGGAGTACCTCTTGTATTGAATGGAAGTGATTCTGTTGTGCAATATTATGTTCCATACTTGTCGGGTATTCAGCTTTATGTTGACCCTTCAAAGCCATCTCCCGGGTTAAG TCGACCTGGTGAGGAAAGTGATGCTGAATCTTCGAGGGAGACGAGTAGCGATGGCAGTGATTGTGACTTGGAAAGACAATCTAAACATCTTCAAGATGAATTATGGACGAAGCAGAACCCAGCAGATGTACAGAGATCATTCAGGGATAAACCTCTCAATGGTACATGTAGTGATGATGGTGAGGTTAGCATCCCTCCAGGGAAATTGATATTCCAATACATAGAGCGTGAAGCTCCATACAGCCGAGAACCCTTGGCTGATAAG ATAGCAGTTCTTGCATCTCGATTCCCAGAGCTCAAGGCGTACAAGAGCTGCGATCTGCTATCTTCAAGTTGGATTTCTGTGGCTTG GTATCCTATATATAGGATACCCACAGGACCCACTTTACGGGATTTGGATGCGTGCTTTTTAACCTTCCACTCCCTATCAACACCTTTGAGGA ATACACCTAGTGGCCTCCCTGGCTCAAGTATTGTCAAGTTTAACGgggcaattgattcttcctcgAAACTAACACTACCAGTCTTTGGACTTGCATCGTACAAATTCAAGGGTTCTGTTTGGACTCCAAACGGATCATATGAACGTCAACAAGCAAGCTCATTATTGCAAGGTGCTGACAACTGGCTTAGGCTCTTGCAGGTTGATCACCCTGATTACAGGTTCTTTGCCTCGCACAATACATACCGGAGGTAA